In Anabaena cylindrica PCC 7122, a single genomic region encodes these proteins:
- a CDS encoding recombinase family protein produces the protein MLIGYARISTDDQNLNLQMDALQLAGCEKIYSDRTSGAKAERPGLSLALEVARTGDVLVVWRLDRLGRSLKDLIEMMETLDKRGIGLSSLQESITTTNNSGRLIFHLFGALAEFERNLIRERTTAGLVAARGRGHRGGRPKALDPTKRQLAVRLYTEKQYTIIEICNLMGISKPTLYNYIAEIKTEHGT, from the coding sequence ATGTTGATAGGCTATGCCCGAATTTCAACAGATGACCAAAATCTGAACCTGCAAATGGATGCTTTACAGCTTGCTGGTTGCGAGAAAATTTACTCCGACCGCACAAGCGGTGCAAAAGCAGAACGACCTGGACTTTCCTTAGCATTGGAAGTAGCACGGACTGGTGATGTTCTGGTGGTATGGCGGCTAGACCGCTTAGGAAGATCGCTCAAAGATTTGATTGAAATGATGGAAACCTTAGATAAGCGAGGAATTGGGCTTTCTAGCTTGCAAGAATCCATCACCACCACGAATAACAGTGGTAGATTAATTTTCCATTTGTTTGGTGCATTGGCTGAATTTGAGCGTAACCTCATCCGTGAACGCACTACGGCTGGACTTGTAGCGGCACGAGGGCGTGGTCATAGAGGAGGTAGACCAAAAGCCCTAGATCCAACTAAACGTCAATTAGCAGTAAGACTTTATACCGAAAAACAATACACAATTATTGAAATATGTAATTTGATGGGAATTTCCAAACCAACGCTCTACAACTATATTGCAGAGATAAAAACTGAACATGGTACATAA
- a CDS encoding IS481 family transposase, with product MVHKQISVEALINLRHRLDGLPSRCQERRILIEETAALYGVSTDTLYRALRNSSRPKSINRSDSGTPRKLSLAEMERYCEVIAAMKIRTSNKKGRHISTVRAIELLEEFGMETPDGFVQPDKGALTRSTVNYYLKTWGYDQERMTRQPPAVRFQAEYSNECWHFDLSPSDLKHVKQPSWVEPGRGNPLLMLYSIVDDRSGLCYQEYHCVYGEDVEAALRFLFNAMTAKTTDGFAFQGIPEMIYTDNGPIAKSHVFQNVMDCLRINLVTHMPAGKDGRRVTARSKGKVERPFRTVKEAHETLYHFHEPESDIEANLWLRQYLLHYNDKPHRIEPHSRLEDWLRNIPKSGLRSMCSWERFCTFAREPQRRKVGTDARVSVEGVAYEVEPDLAGETVVLWWGLFDNELYVEKEDRRYGPFYPVDGPIPLHRYRKFKKTKTEERADKIANLAKKLGLPRTALDKNTDLQFLVDKYKELEPTVTPFNDPDPYQEFTYPTVLFAKRAISEQLAKPLAKLSPEQLAFIDALLAETLNKKAIIERVRQYFRSNQGEEQNAH from the coding sequence ATGGTACATAAGCAAATCTCTGTAGAGGCACTTATTAATTTACGCCACCGCCTCGACGGATTGCCTAGCCGTTGTCAAGAGCGGCGAATTCTCATCGAAGAGACAGCAGCATTATATGGAGTGTCAACAGATACACTATATCGCGCCTTGCGTAACTCATCACGCCCCAAATCCATAAATCGCTCAGATAGCGGGACCCCCAGAAAACTTTCACTCGCGGAAATGGAACGCTACTGCGAGGTCATCGCGGCCATGAAAATCCGCACTAGTAACAAGAAAGGGCGACATATCTCCACAGTCCGGGCAATTGAACTGTTGGAGGAGTTTGGGATGGAAACACCCGATGGTTTTGTCCAACCAGATAAAGGTGCGTTAACTAGAAGCACTGTCAATTATTACTTAAAAACATGGGGGTATGATCAAGAACGCATGACCAGGCAACCGCCTGCGGTGCGTTTTCAAGCAGAGTACAGCAACGAATGTTGGCATTTCGACCTCAGCCCATCTGATTTAAAACACGTAAAACAGCCATCATGGGTAGAACCGGGTAGAGGTAATCCATTACTGATGCTTTATAGTATTGTTGATGACCGTAGTGGTTTATGTTATCAAGAATACCACTGTGTTTATGGGGAGGATGTAGAAGCTGCATTACGTTTCTTATTTAATGCGATGACAGCGAAAACAACCGACGGCTTTGCCTTTCAGGGGATTCCAGAGATGATTTATACGGATAACGGACCCATTGCGAAAAGCCACGTATTCCAAAATGTGATGGATTGCCTGAGAATCAATCTTGTTACCCATATGCCTGCGGGTAAAGATGGTCGTCGGGTAACAGCCCGCTCCAAAGGCAAAGTAGAAAGACCTTTTCGGACAGTCAAAGAAGCCCATGAGACTCTGTATCACTTTCATGAACCGGAAAGCGACATTGAAGCTAACTTATGGTTGCGCCAATATTTGTTGCATTACAACGACAAACCACACCGCATAGAGCCGCATTCCCGGCTGGAAGATTGGTTGCGAAATATACCTAAGTCTGGCTTGCGTTCGATGTGTAGTTGGGAGCGATTCTGTACCTTTGCCCGTGAACCACAGCGCAGAAAAGTGGGAACGGATGCTAGGGTATCGGTAGAGGGTGTGGCTTATGAGGTAGAACCGGACTTAGCAGGAGAAACTGTCGTGCTATGGTGGGGCTTGTTTGACAACGAACTGTACGTAGAAAAAGAAGACCGTCGCTACGGACCATTTTACCCAGTTGACGGTCCTATCCCCTTACACCGCTACCGTAAATTTAAGAAAACTAAAACCGAAGAACGGGCAGATAAAATTGCCAATTTAGCTAAAAAGTTGGGTTTGCCACGAACTGCCTTGGACAAAAACACGGATTTACAATTTCTGGTGGATAAGTATAAGGAATTGGAGCCAACTGTTACACCTTTTAACGACCCTGACCCATACCAAGAATTTACTTATCCGACTGTATTGTTTGCTAAGAGGGCGATTTCTGAACAACTGGCCAAACCTTTGGCTAAATTGTCTCCCGAACAGTTGGCATTCATTGATGCCCTGCTGGCTGAGACTCTGAATAAAAAAGCGATTATTGAACGAGTGCGGCAATATTTCCGCTCAAATCAAGGAGAGGAACAAAATGCTCACTGA
- a CDS encoding ExeA family protein, translated as MLTEVMEHFRLLREFRKAGYYETEHQKQLFKDIKVAIHSGKLVAITGIIGCGKTTTLRRLFEVLEKEGKILVSKSLSVDKNRATLPTLIAALFYDLATDKEIKIPALGEKRERELRDLIRKGKKPVALFVDEAHDLHYSTLTGLKRLIEVVEDGGGTLSVVLAGHPKLKNDLRRPTMEEIGYRATVFSLEGIVGSQKEYIEWLVSKCTTEDTQISEILEPDAIELLAMRLRTPLQIEQHLTLAFEAAYLFGEKTVTTAIIESILSKQIDDLEPTLTRHGYDVRGLAEQFNAKPAEIKLLFRGQLDPARSRELHEQMLAAGLPL; from the coding sequence ATGCTCACTGAAGTCATGGAACACTTTCGATTGCTCAGAGAGTTCCGCAAGGCTGGCTACTACGAAACAGAACACCAAAAACAATTGTTTAAGGATATTAAAGTCGCAATCCATTCAGGAAAGCTGGTTGCCATCACGGGAATTATCGGGTGTGGCAAGACGACGACTTTACGACGTTTGTTTGAGGTTTTGGAGAAAGAAGGCAAGATTTTAGTCTCGAAATCGCTTTCTGTTGATAAAAACCGAGCGACGCTACCAACACTGATTGCTGCCTTATTTTACGATTTAGCAACAGATAAGGAAATTAAAATTCCTGCACTTGGGGAAAAACGAGAACGGGAACTGCGTGACTTGATTAGAAAAGGTAAAAAGCCTGTGGCGTTGTTTGTAGATGAGGCTCACGACTTACATTACAGTACGCTCACAGGACTCAAACGTTTAATTGAGGTAGTTGAAGACGGTGGTGGTACGCTCTCAGTTGTGTTAGCTGGTCATCCTAAGCTGAAAAATGATTTACGCCGTCCAACTATGGAAGAAATTGGCTATCGGGCAACTGTTTTTTCTTTGGAGGGTATTGTTGGTAGTCAAAAAGAATATATTGAATGGTTGGTATCTAAATGTACTACTGAAGATACTCAAATAAGTGAGATATTGGAGCCGGATGCTATTGAATTACTTGCCATGCGGTTGAGGACACCATTGCAAATTGAGCAACATTTGACACTAGCTTTCGAGGCTGCATACCTTTTTGGAGAGAAAACTGTTACCACAGCGATTATTGAGTCTATTTTATCTAAGCAAATTGACGATTTGGAACCCACCTTAACCCGGCATGGCTACGATGTAAGGGGCTTGGCGGAACAGTTCAATGCCAAACCGGCGGAAATTAAATTGCTGTTTCGCGGACAACTTGATCCAGCCCGCTCTCGTGAATTACACGAGCAAATGCTGGCGGCAGGACTGCCACTTTGA